In Zymoseptoria tritici IPO323 chromosome 7, whole genome shotgun sequence, the genomic window TCTTCGCTACAACAAGGATGCAGTGCCGTCACAGAAATTACGATTCATCGATGACGCTGTTGACCCGAAAAAGGGATTTCCTCAGCAGGCCGGGATGTGGAGGCGGAGTCGAGCGGAAACTCGAGAGAAAACTGCGGAGAAAACCCCTGTTCAACTGGAGGAATGATTCGAGAAGAAATGGGTGACACTACGGATTTCCCCTCTTCAACAACAAAGCTACGTTGGGTCCGTTCCAATGACTTCCCGCTGCCCTGGTCATATTGCAAGATCCTTGCATGGCAAACAGGGCGGGAAGGGCTGTCGGCAGCAGACTCCCTTCTGCACCTCGCCGTACTCCCACCAGAATGCTTCCGGAACGGGTAAAGTTCGTGGCAGAGCTGAGCTTGAGATCATGGCGATGGTTCCCAACGAAGGGGCGCAATCGAACGAAAGGCGTAGCCAACGGTATTGGATCGACAGACCGAGCTGTTCTCCACCGACGAGCATCAAGAGTCCAAGACCAAGGATCCGACTTCACATATCCACCAGCCAAGATCGCAGAGCTCACCAGCAGTCGCAGCCCTCCACCTCGATGCAATCCAAAGCCGGAAAGTGGAGGTGCATACAACAGGTTGACATCGACTAGGCTCAAGACGACTGCTAGCCGAAGACCACTCCACAGAGTGGCTTAGTAGATGGAAAGTCAAGTCAAGATGGTGAAGAACTGCACTCGTACTCTCTATGTCTGTCGTTCCGCAACCGAAAAAGACTGACAAGACAGCAACGAGGTGGTCTCCATTACAGGACCAGTCAGAAAACGTAGGCATCTACTCTTTCGTCGTCCACCAAGTGCTCTTGGCTCCtcacctcttctcctcctgcaCGTCTCAAGCAGCCAAAAGTTCAACGGGCATTGTCCGCAGCAACTCAAGATCTCTCAACTCACTCAGCACGGGCGAGCTCGGGGGCTGACGTCATCTAGGCACGGTGTCGAAGCTTCGCTAGAGGAGGTGAGTTGAACATGAGAGCTGCACATCAGACTCGCGAACAGGTAGGCGCACGGAACAGAGGAGATGAGTTTGGAGTGCTGTCGAAAATCGGTGCTGGCAAAATCTTCGCAGTGAGCTTACGGTTTTCTGGTTGTTAGTCGAGGTCTGCGGTGTCTCCCTAGGACTACGGCAGGTAGAGCCAGAATATAGCAGCTGAAGGCATCAGAGCTCGTGCAGAGATAAGGAGTCTGTGGAAGAGCGAGAGAGATATCCTAGATTCCCAAGGCGTCAGTCGGTCGCGATGTGTGTGAAATGTTAAAGTACAGATAAAAGCAATGCATTGTCTGCGACTGTCGAACGGCGGACTCTGCTAGCTTCATTCCACCCAGTTGGGTGGGTGAGCAGTTGGGTGGATGAGGTTGAAAAAGGGAAATCCGAGAGACAGGCCAAGCCAGCATGAAGGAGTCCCATGTAGCCAGAATCGAAAGCAGTCCAAGACACGCGCAGACATGCGACTGAAAGAAGAGAACGATCGAATGCAATCGTGAAAGATGCATAGCTGAAGGCCGAAACGTAGCGCCATTCAGAGATATCGCCATTTCCGTCGCAGGCCACAGGCTGTACGGCGCATCACCGTATCGGAGTGGTCGTCTTGCCTGCCCGCCACAGGGACAAGCCCAGGACTGATTGCCGCACTTCCTGCCATTCAGGTGTCCACCTCCGGCTGAGTCTGAATGATGACCACTCCGAGGCATTGGCGTACTGTATCTCAGGCAAACGCATGCGAGGGGTCTTTGCAGGACACGGACAACTTTGTGAGGCAGTCGATGACCAGGTGTGGGATATGGGCGGAGTCTCCACAGCAGGCCAGCGGGTGTTAGGGGCGAGGTGTGCTTGCTCGTCGTAGTCTTGTGACTTGAGATCTTCGGACCTCCCAGGCAGTGCGGTAAGCAGAAGCGCCTCATCCGGCAGCTGATCTGCGCGTTGACAAGAGTAGAAGAAGCACGACGGTGTTGCATTCTGAGTGGGAGATGACCTCGATACTGTTGCTCGTGATGCTTGATCTTCCCGAAGACATCATTTGCTCACGCCGAAGCCTCAACATCAAACTCCACATCCGTACGAATCACATACTTTGCTCCCTCACCGACCCCAGTTCCTTCGTGCAGCAGAGCTCCCTCCGCTTCGCCGTGCGGGAAGACCGCCACGCTTCCCTGCAATGGTTTCACGGGATAGGCGTTCATCACGCCTTCTCTCTGACTCGGCAAGAAGAATGTGGTTTCGCCGCCACGAAAGTCGTCGGATAGATAGATGAGGAAGGTGAAGAGGGAGGATTGTTTGCCACCTGGGATCAGAGGGGTGGGTGTGGatggggacgaggaagaagcgtCGTAGATGTACTGGCCGCGAGGGTGGgtggaagtcggaggtgagATGGCTGAGGGAGGCCATGCGCCGTCTGTTGTTGTGATCATAGTCAGCGAGGTGGGAGGTGGAAATCAGCTAATAATAAGGGTAGGAGCACGAACCGATATGACATCTATACTCCGCGCCGGGAACGTAGCGATAGACTCTGAACCTTCGATTCAGACCACGAGCTCTTTTGCCGCTGATTTCTGCAGGTATGAAGGGCACCACTCGCTCCCACAACGCATCGTGGAAGGCTTGATCGACCACCCAGTAGAAATTATGGGCGAGCACGGAGATGTCCTCTCCTTCAGCCTTGATCGGTGCGTCAGGTATAAATTCGACGGTCTCGCCTGCTGCGATGATGGATTCGCATTCAGTGGGCGTGAGAACATCTTTGATGAAATGTAGATTTGGGACTGTCGGATGCGTATGGTAGGTTGGAGGCCGCGGTAAGGGTTCGAGAGGGATGGTGTTATTGTCTGATGTGAAGAGGACTGCAGGATGGTGGTTGGGCGGTTTGCGGTCTGCCCCGGATATTGTTTCCAGGATGTGAAGTCTGTCTTTGAGTGTTGATGGAGAGCTGCGGAATATCGTTTTGTCCAGAACACTGGCGCGAGTTTGTCGTTGAGGAGTGTTGGGGTCTCGCAGATCCCACACCTTTTGCCGGGAGATGGGACCATTGCGCTCGCCCGGGATGGGATTCTCATCAACAGGACCAGTGACTCGCAGAATAGCATCGAGGACGCGGAGAAGCTCCTGATTTTGAGCGGATCGTGCTTGTGCGGCGTTGCTGGCCTCCTCGGGCTGGGTGGAAAGGCCGCTCACGACGTCGAGACAGCGGACCCACCGGCAGAGAGCGCCGAGAGATGGAGTTTCTTTACGAATCCGCATTTCTGCCAGAAGGATCAGAGCGTCGGTATGCTTGCCATCGGTCAGAGCGGCGGAAATGCGGGCGGTAAGGTTGTTGCCTTCGGCGGCATTCAATCCTGTTGTACATGCTTGACGGAACTCGTACACGGCCGTCCGGAGGTCCTTGCAGGCCTTGGACTTGATAATGTTGGGGTACTTGGCCAGCGTCTCCAGCGTCTCGACGGCGATTTCGATGTCTTCGGGGAGGACCACGGAGCCAGCAGTGGTTGGATCATGGTCAGAGGGCGGAGATGGTATTCCTCCAGTGGTGGCAGTCGCGGACTTCTTGGCATTGGACAATTGCGCCACAGCGTTGTTGCGTTTCCTCTTGTTGCCCATCTTGGTGCCAATATGTCGACGTCAGTGAAGTTGTCGAAGTGATGTTGTCGATTGAGGAAGATCTTGGAGGATTTCCTGGACCCTGTGGCGATGACGGAGGCTTGGCGTGGAGAGAGAGCTGTGTTGGCTGTCTCGAATCTCTCACagagcttcttctcctctcaCGCTCCAACATCGAACGACAACGTCAACGAGTCCACAATCCACGCCATCTGTCCACCCTGCACTCATATTTCTTTGCTAGCATAATTCGCAGCCTGAGGCCGGCGAGCCTGATGAGCGACACTGGACCCACGAAGGGACGATCGCGTTGTGGTACACGTTCTCCCGATTCGATCCAAGGTAGTATACAATTTCATTCATCTCTCGGCATTCTCCTGGGCTCTCTGCCAGATATATTCCTCTGCAAGAGAGACGATGCCGCCGTGCGTCTCATTGCGCTTCGCCTACTTGATTGCATTTCGCAGAACCAGCCGACTCCCACGCCAGGGACCTGCGTCGTACCGAATTTGCCGACCTACGCGCCGTCTCTTCGTCAGTCTCGCTGTCCCCATCATGCTCGATGCTCTGGCTCGATCGCAGCGATTAGCTAACTCCGGACTTCGCATCGACCACACTCGCAGTACCGAGTGTCAGACCGGAAGAATCCAGTATGGgaacaggaagaagaggaggataaCAACTTGCTCACTATGCCTATTGCGTTGGCAGGGAAGCGCGTAACATCACGCCTATGACAAGGCTGTTCGGACGAACTGGGCATTGGAAAAGCTCGGGATCTGAGTTACGCAGTCGGGCTTTCTGCAAGGTGCCTTGTTGGGAAATACGGGCAACAGCAGAATGGAGAAGTCTCGTCACATCAGCGAAAAGCCGCGGACTCAACCGCCGTGCCATGGTTCCCTTGCGACTTGGTCATCTCGTCGGGTTCCTTGGTTTGCAATCGGGAGATGCAAAACTCGGCACGATGGGCCGCTCGTATGTCAGCAGTGCTGCACGTGTTCCGGGACATGCTACTTGCGAAGCCCCGTAATTACCCATCGGCAATCGTTGGCTCGAACGCGATTCCAAGATATTCCAAATCAAAGAAGGTCTAGGGCCCGTCTCTCCTCTGCAGGCCTGTGGTCAATATCACGTCGACCGTGTGAGTCTCACACGGCATGCAGCTACTGACTTCATTGACTTGCGCGAGAAGAACGTCTAGGGTCAATGCTCGAACCCCACGCCGCGCTGATGCCAGCCGAACGGATTCGCACGAACGAAGTCTGCGAGAGTCCCATCTCACACGCCGGCTGTTTCTTTGCATGTGGTCGCCCAGGTGCTCAATCGGCGACGTCGTTAATGGGACGTTGATCGAGGCCGGGATCAAGCGAACATTACTGAGAGTGGCACAAGAGAAAGACGAGAGGTCGGATGTGGTCGATGATCGGTGAACACTGATGGATGGTGACCAGAGTGAGGCTACGCGTCGGACAACAATACTTGGAGGAAGCTTGCACACGGCCGGCTGATCCGACAGCACAACACTCGCTGCGCTGTACACGCGCACCTGCCTGGCGATCGACGAATGGCTCCACTGGTGTGCAATTCGAGGTAATGAAGTGCGAGAAGCGCGATATTGCAGCAGATGCGACAATGCGGAAGACGCGAGTGCAACAAAGAGTCAATCGGTCCTGGCGGCACGCTCCGTGGTCTGAGTGTTCATCATTGTCACATTGTCACCTTGAACGAAGAAGGAGAATCGCGAATTGCTCGGTCGCACGATCTTCACGCAATCCTTTCACTGCGAGCCGGATACCTCCTACTGTGACTCGCCCATCCAATGGGCCACCGCTGGTGAGACATTCTTGCGTACGGTCTCGGAACCCCGCCGCCCACACGCCATCTCGCCTCGCCATGCAACGAATGTACGCCACGGCTGTCCCAAAGTGGAACATGGCTCATTGGTGGATGCTCTCCATTGCGCAACATACATCGAGCAAGAGAGTGCTGCTGGAAAAACACAAGAAGAGACCGCAGAAGGCAAAGACCGCACGCAAAAGGCCTGTGTGGTTCGTGCTAGACATTGATCGTGTTGCGAGCATGTCCATCTCGAAGAGGCATTCCTTCAGATGCCATCGGCGATGGAAGCAACCTCTCATGACCGTCTACGGATAGGATCTGCACGAGGCTGGCGTGTTTTCATGGCGCAATCATAGCAAGGGGCTGAAGACATGCTACGCGGGCGATGTGGTGCGAACGAAAGTTGCGTCAAGGCGGTTTCGCGCTACGACCAGCCGCGCCTATTTCCTGGCTCACTTGTTCCCCTCCTCGTGCGGACCGAACACAGAACAGTGCGTCCGCAATCAATGCGCGGTAGATCGCTTCGTGGCAACATCACATATTGCATGCAGAAGGAGGCGTAAATttgaacaacaacaataacaacaacaacaacgcgtTGATGACCGGGAAGCCCTCCACCCGGAGATTCATGTGCTGATTGAACTCGCAAGCCACCAAGAGAAGGGGTCGACAGCAGGGTCTCGCCTTTCAGCGGCCGTGAGGCAGGGCTGGAAGCGAGCCGTTGCGCGGTGGATGTGGACATGAATTTTGATGAGAAAATGTGACCGTTTCGCCACATACACCGTTGAGCACGGAAAGCTGGCTCCGGTCAGCCCTCGCTCGACAGCAAATTCAACACAAACAACATTGAAGGAAAGATCATGATTTTTCACGGCGGGCGAGATGAACGCGGAGATTCGTGACCGATGTGCCAGCTGCGCGTCTGCTCGTCGCCAGCTTCACAATACTGCGAGGGGAAGTACCACAACTCCACTCGCATTGAGACCAGTCGATGGTCGTTACAACGCTATCCTTCCGCAATACACGAATGGCAGAGGTCGGTTGCAGCTCACAGTCTCACCGAGACCGTTTGGTAGTCTTGCAATCGAGCGAAGGAACGGAGCGGAGACCGTTGCATGCCTGATTTAGCACATCATCCAAGTCATCGCTACACTGAAATGGCGCACGCGACGAAGGGAGCAGCTCCGTGCGGTCGCCATTGGCACGCCATGCGTCTTCAGCCTGAGGTCCACTGCCGATTCTGGAGCGCGAGGGCCTACTTCATGGCCAATTGCCAAGACAAGCAACCTGCGTTGTGGCCAAATTTGGGCCAATGTACCAGATATTGACTTTGATGATATTGATGACGATCACACAATTGACGCAACAGGCGACAACCACGATATGTCTTGCGCTGAACCAGGATCCCACAAGAATGACTCCAGTGAATATTGCCCAAGCGAGAGAAAGGAGGTCTTGCATCTCTAAGCGATCGGCGACGCCGGCCAAGAGAGACAGCCATTGGCTGAACAAGCTCGAAAACAACCCACTTGGACCGGAACCTGGCAAACAATCCGACGTTGTCAACCAAGACATTTCTCGTTCAACGaccgatgaggatgatgtaTTTGCCCGCTTGCCAATCACCCTCGCGACTTCTTCAGGAGGAATTCAACATGTCGCATCGGATCCATGGTCCGGGTGAACCGCAAAATTGACAAAACGGTTTAGACCCAGGCACGACGCAGGTACGACGCCGCAGAATTGGGCCGACTTGGCCGACATTCCGGGGAACGCAACCTCTTGGATCCAAAATTCGCTAGCCCACccaacatctcctccgcaTGTCGTTCCCATAGCCGCCATACTTTGTTCGTTGTGGGATCATTTGATCTTTATTGAAAGGATCCAACGGATACTGGTATACCATGGTTCCAAGTACGAAGCAATAACGTTGTCTTAGATTTGAGGCCCACGATTGctcgaggacgaagaggtaCAAGTATCTTTGTTTCTTCGCTCGTTCTTGAGAATTGCATCTCATCACACATTCACTCGTTTTCTACAACCACTTCCTTCGTTTACCAACCTCCAATTCAATATGAAGTTCTCCACCGTCCTCCCCTTCGCCGCCGGCGTCCTCGCCCAACTCGAAACAACCAGCATCGACCTCGGGTCCGCGACCTCCGCCCTTGAGTCTGCTGCGTCAGCTACCTCCGCCCCCGAGTCCAGCTTGACTTCTCTGGATGTTTCGGCTACCTCCGCCCCCGAGTCCAGCTTGACTTCTCTGGATGTTTCGGCTACCTCCgctctctcctccgctctGGAGAGTCTGAGCTCCGCCACTGGCGACGATTCTTCGTCAACTACCGCCACCGAGGCCTCGACGACTGACTCCAGCTCTGCCTCTGACGCCTCGAGCACTGACACCACGTCCACGGATTCCTCAGCCACGGAGACTACCTCCACTGAGTCGTCCTCGGAGACTGTcacgaccaccaccgacGGCGCCACCGACCCTACGGATATCTCGACCACCTTGCCCGTCGTTATCACCACCTCCACGTCGGCAGGCCTCAACACGAGCAGCACTACCATCTCTCCCAACGGTACTacaacctccacctccgcgtCATCCGCAACCACCACTACCGCAGCTCCCCTAGCCACTCTCGCGACCTTCACTCTTGAGATTGAGGGCATCATTGGTCTTGACGGTGCCATCGGCGCTGTTCGCCTTGGCTTCTTCCAGTTCGCCATCGACTTCACTGCTTCCATCCTGGCCCTTCTCGAAGACGGAAGCGTTGTCGACGGCGCCGGCCTCGCATTCAGTGTGCCCTCCAGCCGTGGACTCCGCAGGAGACAAGAGTCTGCCGCTGGATCCAGAATCTTCCTCATTGACCCAGCCGATGCCGACTACGAGACTTGTGTCTGCTCTTTGTCTGATACCAACGAACTCAACTGCGACTGCGACGGACTCACTGGCTTCCAGGTCGGTACCACGGATCCATACGTCGGCATCCTCGGCATCGGTGATGTTGACGCTGATGGCTTTGTCGACTTCATCCCCGTTGTTGTGATCGATGAGGACAACACTTCCACCACTACCACAGGCACAGCAGGCGGCGATGCTACCCTCACTGCACCAATCTACGGGTCTACCGGAGGCGCGGGCGCTCCGTCTTACTCCACAGAAGTCGTCGACCAGTTTACTACTTACTGCCCCCACCCGACTACCCTCACATATGCCAGCCAGACCTACGTCGTGACCGAGGCTACTACCCTTACTGTCACCAACTGCCCATGCACCATCACCAAGCCAGTCGAGAACGGCGCAGTTGCAACTCACCCTGCTGGAGGCAATGCTGGCAATGGCGGTGCGGCGAACGGCGGAGATGCTGCCAACGGCTCGGGCTCTGCCTCTGGATCGGGCGCTGCTCCCGTCTACCCTGCCGGTGGCAACAACGGCGGAAGCGGTGCCGACCAGGCTCCCGCTGCAGGCAGCGGAAACGGTGCTCAGACCGGAGCCGCTGGCGCGTCGGGCTCAGGAGATTCCGCAGTTCAACAGATCGGGTAAGCCATTTTCCTTGCATGCCTATTCTTCAAGACAATTGCTGACATCTTCCACAGTGACGGGCAGATCCAGAACCCAGCCAACGGCGGTGCGGCTTCCCCTGCTGGCGGTGCTGGATCCCCTGCTGGCGGTGCTGGATCTCCTGCTGGCGGTGCGGCTTCCCCTGCTGGCGGTGCTGGATCTCCTGCTGGTGATGCTTCTCCCGCGTCAGGCAACGCTATTCAGCAGATTGGGTCAGTTGACATTGCTTGCATCCCTTTTCATCAAGACGATTGCTAACGCCCTCCACAGTGACGGACAGATCCAGAACCCAGCCAACGGCGGTGCGGCTTCCCCTGCTGGCGGTGCGGCTTCCCCCGCTGGCGGTGCGGCTTCCCCCGCTGGCGGTGCGGCTTCCCCCGCTGGCGGTGCGGCTTCCCCCGCTGGCGGTGCTGGATCCCCTGCTGGTGGTAACTCTGgtgcatcctcctccacccccgAGGCCTACCAGGGCGCTGCCTCTTCCATCCAGGCCAGCTTCGGGTTCGCCGTGGCTATGATGGCCGTCGCCGCTTTCTAAATCATTGGCGCGCAGCTTGATGACTTGATTTGAggggaagagaaggagaaatTGAAgaacaggaagaagaagagagacgAGTCTGTGGACGATTAATGTATATCCCGTCCCTGCTGTAGACGGATGTGGTGTTGGATTTCTTACCTTTCTTATTCATTCGACTATTTTTATGATGCAGTATAGTCTATACTTCTATATACATATACTTACTGCTGAAGATTTTTAGTCACATTCGTGGAGGATGTGCGATATCCTACAAGTTCTTGTTCATCTCATCGTTCGTGATCGGGCTCGTCGGGGTGCCAATGCAGTTCACTACCG contains:
- the FLC gene encoding flocullin (Secreted extracellularly.), with the translated sequence MKFSTVLPFAAGVLAQLETTSIDLGSATSALESAASATSAPESSLTSLDVSATSAPESSLTSLDVSATSALSSALESLSSATGDDSSSTTATEASTTDSSSASDASSTDTTSTDSSATETTSTESSSETVTTTTDGATDPTDISTTLPVVITTSTSAGLNTSSTTISPNGTTTSTSASSATTTTAAPLATLATFTLEIEGIIGLDGAIGAVRLGFFQFAIDFTASILALLEDGSVVDGAGLAFSVPSSRGLRRRQESAAGSRIFLIDPADADYETCVCSLSDTNELNCDCDGLTGFQVGTTDPYVGILGIGDVDADGFVDFIPVVVIDEDNTSTTTTGTAGGDATLTAPIYGSTGGAGAPSYSTEVVDQFTTYCPHPTTLTYASQTYVVTEATTLTVTNCPCTITKPVENGAVATHPAGGNAGNGGAANGGDAANGSGSASGSGAAPVYPAGGNNGGSGADQAPAAGSGNGAQTGAAGASGSGDSAVQQIGDGQIQNPANGGAASPAGGAGSPAGGAGSPAGGAASPAGGAGSPAGDASPASGNAIQQIGDGQIQNPANGGAASPAGGAASPAGGAASPAGGAASPAGGAASPAGGAGSPAGGNSGASSSTPEAYQGAASSIQASFGFAVAMMAVAAF